The DNA window GTCTCATTTTCCCTAATCGTCACTCCGATGGTCCTCAAGAATTTCAAATCTTAATCCAAAAGAAAACCGCAGCGAATCCCACGAAGCGTCCAAACGTTTGTTCCATAGGTTCGTTCTTCTTCAGCAGGTTAACGGTAAATAGTTTTAACCTCCGTTAGGCCGCCATAGGACCACGCTTTGATGCACACGTTCTACGTTGAGACCTTTTCTTCTTCCGAGTGGAGCTTCCACGGAGCCAGATGTTCGCTGCTCTTCGAGTGTTCAAAGCTTCATTGGGTTTTTTACGTTGTGACGGAGATccaaaataaaaccttaaaGAAGCTGCTGATGATTTCAACAAGTGGAGCAGCAAGACTTTTCTCCCCTTGATGAGAATTACAAGAACGAACCGTAAAAACAggtttggtttagtttttttgttcCGTAAAATGATTctagcgtttttttttgtcctcacaCCTTCAGAGCTTCTCTGATTTTAATCATTACGTCAAAACTATCCCTGtttaaaaagaacagaaatgatgttttctttgttgGGAAGAGATTTGaactttaaatcaaatattttgctTCATTTTGTAGCTGAGAAGCTGAAACTCAACGATAGATTTAGCCACAAAGTCCTTTCTCACATCACCACTGAGAAGTTGAATGAAGCACCTTTTAATGGAAGAATAGAAATGAAACCTTTTATATTTGATAGTTTTTCAATGTGACCTGAagggaaatgaaaggaaactTGTTCATCTCGTTTATTTTTGACAGAAGCAACGTTTCTTCATCCCTTCCGTCACcgatggttgtttttttatttcaaaaggtcACTATATTTCTAATTAAAGGTCACATCTGTGCAGATTATTAACATCCAGCCAAAGATCTCATCACGTCGTCGTAAAAGACGGAATCTTTATTTCTAAAGTGCTGATTATTTTCTCAAACTGTACTTTTTATTTCCAGCAGTAAAACAGTGTTTAGTTCTTAGACTTCATATTTCCTCTGCAGTGTTTCTGAACTGAATTAATGTGAAACTCTGGTTTCAAGTCACTGATGCACTTTTTCAATCTGTCAGAACTGTTTCATTTaggaacctttttgtttttagattatTTGTGTGAATTTctggcttgtgtttttttttgtccgaaTAAAGAAattgttcaaaataaaactggaagaTCTCGCTCAGTTTTTAGAATAATCTGATCTCAGAATAAATGGGAAAAAAGTAAAGTTTATTATTACAAAGATGCTTTAAGAATTtaggtttgtttattttctctctgaaaaatgagtctttttttcatttaaattcatgACCTTATATCTTTGAgactgatgttctttttgtcacCTTCGAACCAATTTAAATAAGTTATAAAACTATTTagttcacaataaaacaaaatggtgAAAAGCAGACAATCCGAGTCAAgcgtaaaaaaaagatgaattgttTTTCATCTTAATAATAAAACACGTTATTCAGGAAGCAGAAGTCTCACAAATGTCCTTTTTatacataaaatatttattttaaattctaaccgtcaaatatatttttatacttttaagATAATTATCATTATTGCATGTTAATTATAATTAGTTAGTTATCTCCACAATTAAGGTTCTCGGAGTGGATGGGAGACGACCAGGAtgccccggacccccccccgtccctcatCGGCCCCCCGCCGCCTCCAGGACGGGCAGGAAGGGCAGGTCGGTGCTGCCCAGGTACGTCCTCCCCCGGTGCTGGAACACCTCGCTGACGGCCCACGTCAGCCGGCCCTCGGGGTCGTGCAGcgtcgccacgacgacgccgccgtCGGCCCCCAGCTCCACGACCAGAGCGTAGCGCGGCAGCAGCACGTCGTACCAGCGCAGCGGAACCACCTGAAGGACACGAGGTCCGCGGATCAAATGCACACGAGTCAATGGCAAAGGTCACCGAGGACCACCATCGTGGTCACAGCAAccgtcacatttcacagcacaCTCTCGGAGTGGCGTGCGCCGACAGGAAGTTGACTGCAGGGATGATCACATCAACTGAATCCATCACAGGAGCCCATTACGGGACAATCACACCGACCTTGGCCAGGAAGCGCTTGAGGGCCGGGTACGGGGCGATCAGGTCCAGGAAGGGAGGCGTGGCCTTCCGGAACCGCGTCGTCGTCATGCCGACCAGGAAGGTGCCGCGATCGCTGAGGCGGATGTTGTCGGGGTAACCGATCATGTTGTCCACGGCGACCTCCTTGGTGCCGGCCTTCGGCCCCTTGAGCCagtacctgggggggggggggcgtagctGAGTGACGGGCGTGTGCGTCctcgtgtgcgtgcgcgtgtgcgtgcgcgtgtgcgtgcgcgtgtgcgtgtgcgtgtgctgtGCGCGTGCGCGTACCTCAGCACGCGTCCGATGCTCGTCTCCGCCACCAGCAGGAAGTGTTCGTCGGGGGACAGCGCCACGCCGTTGGGCATGTAGAGGGCGTCCAGCAGGACGTCCACGCGTCCCGTCTCCGGGTCGTAGGACAGGAGGCGGCCGAGGCGGTTCAGCTCGATCACCTTCGTAGTGTCGATAATATAATAACACCACGTTATTACTGTGTTCATATGTTATATGCACCAGTCGGCCCACTTGTGAATACATTATAACACTAACAATGGACCCTTTGGATTCACTCCAGTGACCTCGTGGtggtccctgggggggggggggggggggggggggtttctccccCAATGAATGGAACCCTAATTCGCTCCAGTTGAAGTGATCATCCTCTCTGAACTCAAAGGATTCCTATTAGCATCCTTATTAGCATCCAAAATCAGGACGCAAGTCATTTGGAGGACTGCGGGTTGCCGGGGGCAACGGCGGAAAAAGGCAAACAAGGGTCCGGCTCACCTCCAGCCTGACGTGTCTGCGCCCCCACCGgctggaggagtcggtgaaataAACCAACCCGGTCTGGGAGGAGATCTCCAGGCCGTTGAGGAAGGCGAAGGGAACGCCGCCAGCGCCTGAGGAGCAACGACACGGAGCGTCtcaaacgagggggggggggggggggtcatctacacacgtcacacacacacacagacagacacacaaccctGTGCATTGGAGCGGAGCAGAGTCTTCTCTCCGGTTTGGGGGTCGACGCTGTGCAGCCCGAGGTACGAGTCGGCGACTATCAGCTGACCGCGGCGATCCAGGCGGACGCCGTGCGGGCGACCGCACACGGGCTCGTAGTCCGGGCTGCCGCCTGCGGACACACACCGACACGCGACCTGAGGACGGGTTCATGGCTCATCCCGGGAGACTTCAGAGGATTACAAAACGCAAACGTACAAAACGCACAAATATCAAGAcaaatggggggaggggggtttcaaaataaaagcataccGCATTCTGGTAAATCCTGCCCCATCTGTGTGATGAGAGTGAGCGTGTCATCGGGGCTGATCCGCCACAGCTTCCCGTCCACCGTCCCGGTGAACACGTTACCTGAGACGCCGCGTTAGTTCACACCGGAGAAGATGGCTCACCGAAACAATGACGGGAAagtcggcgcccccccccccccccccccccgccccaacaccaccccccctcaccctcctcaTCCGCGGCGAAGGACTCGGGTCCGTGGAGTTTCCCGGGAAACAGCCGGCGACCCTTCTGCAGCCGGGTGTTGACGGCCAGCGGCCCCtcgagggccgggggggggcccTTCAGTCTGCAGGGGACCAATTTACATCCAACGTTCAtctctgtatgtgtgcgtgtgcgtgtgcgtgtgtgtgtgtgcgtgtgtgtgtgcgtgtgtgtgtgtgtgtgtgtgtgtgtagttacaCGTGGGGTTCGGGGTCGATGGGGGAAGGCAGCAGGTAAACACCAACGAGCACGGCGAGCAGAGCCGCCGCCGTCGACCTCTTGCTCAACCTGACGCCAAAATGGTCgggaataaaaatatacaaaagagaaccaaataaaaaaaggacatttaacaaaatgtaaacTCAGAATCCAACAAATGGGATCGTGACCGTTCTCCTATTTCATGCAGACGAACAgcgttttattttaatataaaaataggGAATCAAACAAGGATCCAGGTCACTCAGGATCCATAAGGTGCAACACAGAGGAGGCGGGACTATGGACCCGTCTATTCGGGGGCCTTTTGTTCCTCTGGAGATTGTTtgccatgtcccccccccccccccccagttggaCTGAGGCAGAACATGTGACATTGTTCGCAGGAAATAAGAGACTGAGCAACACTTTGTGGGCTTCTTGTGAATTTTTAGCACCGTTTGACaaatgcattttacattttacaacatATTTCACAAATCCGGAGGAATTTAAATCACAGAAAAGACTTCTGACCCAATTTAAACAGTTTGCTGTGTTCTGTTCTTCAGTTGTTTATTGGctagaaaatacatttgaaaatgctGCTTGCTTCTTCTAATTAATGCCGACAAGGGGTCTGAACCTTAATGGTCCCAAAAAAAACTCTAATTGATTTTTATTACGACGCCGCATTGTTTACAACAACAATTAACGGATTTGTGAACGTAGTCCGGCGACGCAGGAATAAAATACTTTCCTCACTTCCGGCGCCGTCGAAATAAACCGAAGCCTCATATTTATTtgagtttaaaatgaatttagTGTCCAACTCACATTGTTGAGTTTTCCAGCGTCTCTTCTTCCTGCTGCATGAAAACAGGTCCAGAAAGAAAGCACGCCGCATCATACACGAGAGCATCCGGCCTgggccttcaaagtaaaagcagcGAGGCGCACATTTTCAACCCTTATTTTCAAATGTTAGGCCTATAAAACAACGAGAGAACCTTGTGCTGCTGTCCCTGCTATACGACTTTACAGAACTCACCTTCTTGGATATTTCAATTTGTAAAGTAACTTTATTTCCTTCATAACGTCTTCTATAATATACCAACCAAAACATAagagagcttttattttgaaggcagcTTCGGCTGGCTCTCTCCTCCAGCTTTACACGTGAAAGTTTAGCGTGTGTGAGAGcagacagagggggggtggaCCCCCACTTTTCCAGTAAGTCGGGGTCACACAGAGGTCAAGAGGAGGCCTTTTCCCAACTTAAAGCTCTTATTTTtccatatttgtatttgtgaagTTTAGATCTCTGAATTCTCTGAAAAAGGTTGatgtgtttaaatatattttgtgggGTTTAAACACAACATGATTCATTATAATATACATAGTAATTATCAAAATAGTTAATAATTAGATTCCCTTTGGCTGAAATCAATATACTAAACTTTCAGCTCCTGTAAAAGAACCATATTCACAATATCTTAATTGAAATGATAAAACACGtagaaagatgaaagaaaaacatacaagaaggactttattttgttttaattccacCTTTAATAGACGCCGCCTCACGTGGCTCAAAGGCCGCATTCTGGAAACCATTCAGGGAGAAATAAAAACCTGCCAAATGAAACATGTCAAACCTCTGAAAAGGCACCGCTGGCGTCGGGGctcaaaggtcaaagttcaacTACACCACAAAATGTGCCTCCCGTGGATTTCAACCTTTTCGTCGTTTTCTTTGATTCTAAAAGTGACGATAAATTAGAAAGTAACACAAACAGCTCAGATGTTTAATCTCCTCTATAAAAgcttaacaaaaaaacagcatatTTGGAACAAAGCAGTAAACGggaggagagacacacagatgtttgGCATTTATCGTACAGGACGTAAAAAGTCCCCTTTGTGACTTTTCTGGAGATTTCAATCGTATCAAAACGTCACATGACCACAGGTAGATTTTCTACCTGGTGGAGATCGTGTCATGTGATCAAATAGCATCAAAGTCTACTGAAAGctctggagaaaaataagtaagTTCACCTCCAGGATTCCTTTATATGAAACACCATGGAAACATAAATACTGaaatctgattggctgaaacCAGCAGATTTCTGCCTTTCGAAATGTCCTTAATGACTTTAAAGCTGCTGGCTTTGTCAATATTTATCGGCCCGGTTCAATAATTAATTCCTCATCACTTTGTTTGAGTTGGAGACAAATCTGAATTTCAAGGAGAACCGAATATATTCTTTCTCAGAGCTTTCAGTCAAATTTCATGGCCTCCACAAGCCTTTAGACGTGTGTCTGAGGGACAGAATCGTTGTggtgaaacacacaaatacgcACAAAATGACACCAATCAGCGCAAAGTagtttcaaaatgacattaTAGCGAGTTAGATGTTCAGAAGGAGTCTGATGGTGGTCTTCCCTGAATTCAAAGATAAAGCTAAAGTGCCCAAAAATAATCGATACGTCTGGATTTAACAGCTAAGGTTGTTTATcagataaacaacaacaacatcatggCTTTAAGgtgatttaaatgtttcaaagcgGACTTTcgtaacatttttaaattatagggaagcaatttttttttgagTTTTCCAAGGGACTTAATATCTAATTCATGTCaattatttgaaatattcaGTAGTTTGATTAaagttttattcattattgGCAACACAAATTTGAAGTTTTAAACATCATTTAGTTTTTCGTACACCCTGAAATTCATATAAAGTTCTTTCAGAAATGAAttactggggaaaaaaacaggaggGAATTCACTCCACAAGAAATGTGGATGTAATTCAgtagatttttaaaatattgggGACTTCCATAGAGTTAACAGGTAAAGCTCCACTGGgtcctacatttcccataatgcaactatGTCTTCAATTTGACCCCAAATGCGACCTCCAGTCACATAATTATacaatattatatttacaagtatATTTCCTCACAATGGGTAGAACTGAGTGAACGTATTAAATTTAACATCAACAGTTACATTCAGCTGCCTGAAAGACTTAAATCCATTTGACCATTTAATGTTCGCTTCCACAGCATTAAACCAGTGTTTGATACAAGAAGAAAGACGGGTTAAAAACCCCTTCAAATAAAACTCTACATGGTTTCCCCCTCCACTGAGAAAAGGCCTCTAATATAAGTTCGGCTCCAGGCAACACCACAAAAATATCTTTTGGTTATAAGGAAATAACACGTATAACACGTTATGTAGCTGCGGCTTGTGTCCACCAGGCGGCGCTGTTGTACTTCATTCAGTACCTGCACACAATAAAGCACTTTACAGCTTTTATTTCAGGACTTTTGATCAATTTTGCAAACCTGATTTGTAGTTTTGCGAAGTGATTGTCTTCgttttctcaaaaatgtttatttctgctgattcagaaagaaaaaaaatactaaaatttctacaaaacaaaattaaaaaaacgagCCTCTTTGGTCTCAAAGCCATAAACGATAAGCTGAACTCACTAAAGACCACATTGCAGATATATTTAAGGCAGTGAACAACTTTtcaaaacctcttttttttggtgccTTCTTCTGCACAGCTCTCATGTGCGTAgtgtcctttccttccttcctctctccctttccttccttcctctctccctttcctcgTTCCCTCTTCAACGTTTCCCCTTTCAGACCTGCTGTGGATTACTGGATCCCACAGTCTCTCCCCTGCTTCCTCCGTCTAACGcttcctcttccacttcctcTCCGTCACCTTCCAGAAACCCGTCGAGTTTTCCTTCCTCCGGCCccccggggtcagaggtcaggggtcacgtCTATCCGGAGCGCGCCGCCTCCACTGGATTCGCCGAACCAGACTGAACGTCCTCCCGAGCTCATAAGTTCTTTTAGTTCTTTTATGGAGTCTGAAGTGTGCCGCTAAGAGAGCAGCTAATCGCTGAAATGTTCCATCTCATGAAGGAAATGAGGATTGGTCCATTTTCATTGCTTTCAACTTAACAAACTGGTTAATTagagaagaataaaataagagttCAGGGTTCACTAAAGGAAAAAGTCTATAGTATTTTGTAATAGTTACTCAATTAAGTCGATTaatgaaacatgttttatttgac is part of the Pungitius pungitius chromosome 2, fPunPun2.1, whole genome shotgun sequence genome and encodes:
- the zgc:194209 gene encoding adipocyte plasma membrane-associated protein, which encodes MQQEEETLENSTMLSKRSTAAALLAVLVGVYLLPSPIDPEPHVLKGPPPALEGPLAVNTRLQKGRRLFPGKLHGPESFAADEEGNVFTGTVDGKLWRISPDDTLTLITQMGQDLPECGGSPDYEPVCGRPHGVRLDRRGQLIVADSYLGLHSVDPQTGEKTLLRSNAQGAGGVPFAFLNGLEISSQTGLVYFTDSSSRWGRRHVRLEVIELNRLGRLLSYDPETGRVDVLLDALYMPNGVALSPDEHFLLVAETSIGRVLRYWLKGPKAGTKEVAVDNMIGYPDNIRLSDRGTFLVGMTTTRFRKATPPFLDLIAPYPALKRFLAKVVPLRWYDVLLPRYALVVELGADGGVVVATLHDPEGRLTWAVSEVFQHRGRTYLGSTDLPFLPVLEAAGGR